A part of Brassica rapa cultivar Chiifu-401-42 chromosome A05, CAAS_Brap_v3.01, whole genome shotgun sequence genomic DNA contains:
- the LOC103866655 gene encoding uncharacterized protein LOC103866655 isoform X2: MEKVGEDEKTIGEASNSTEETRNVKEDERITEEGSTDPSNSQTANFEDHDVSEYEMEDEEVLELFRRSSSLRPKVAKTNNFPYPNKSEEMVLQFPEDTPAETEQTNVEFHSMTDTSEIAGPGAEDLDISVILEGVRSSSDSKEDSVDSSSDSDLSSYYFDGSLPVSAHVEEPETHQDESHLPKDENQMPLLRLNQPVQQLTSWRSCCGLLELLRADDP, encoded by the exons ATGGAAAAAGTAGGTGAAGACGAGAAGACCATTGGAGAAGCAAGCAACTCAACTGAGGAGACGAGGAATGTTAAGGAAGATGAAAGGATCACAGAAGAAGGCTCCACGGATCCATCTAACTCACAGACGGCTAACTTTGAAGATCATGATGTCAGTGAGTATGAAATGGAAGACGAGGAGGTTCTAGAGCTTTTTAGACGTAGTAGCAGCCTGAGACCAAAGGTAGCCAAGACTAACAACTTTCCATATCCGAACAAATCTGAAGAGATGGTACTACAGTTCCCTGAAGACACTCCTGCTGAAACAGAACAAACAAACGTAGAGTTTCATAGTATGACTGATACCAGCGAGATCGCCGGTCCAGGCGCAGAGGATTTGGATATTTCTGTAATACTTGAAGGAGTAAGGTCATCATCAGATTCAAAAGAGGATAGTGTTGACTCATCCAGTGACTCTGACCTTTCCAGTTATTACTTTGACGGGTCCTTACCTGTTTCAGCTCATGTGGAAGAACCAGAAACCCATCAAGATGAATCTCATCTACCTAAAGATGAAAACCAG ATGCCTCTACTGCGCCTTAACCAACCCGTGCAGCAACTAACTTCGTGGAGGAGCTGCTGCGGACTCCTTGAGCTTCTCCGGGCTGATGATCCATAG
- the LOC103866655 gene encoding uncharacterized protein LOC103866655 isoform X1, whose product MEKVGEDEKTIGEASNSTEETRNVKEDERITEEGSTDPSNSQTANFEDHDVSEYEMEDEEVLELFRRSSSLRPKVAKTNNFPYPNKSEEMVLQFPEDTPAETEQTNVEFHSMTDTSEIAGPGAEDLDISVILEGVRSSSDSKEDSVDSSSDSDLSSYYFDGSLPVSAHVEEPETHQDESHLPKDENQVNSTLNKQITHLSLYTQQSVSYSRLFTKTLAIYIVLQMPLLRLNQPVQQLTSWRSCCGLLELLRADDP is encoded by the coding sequence ATGGAAAAAGTAGGTGAAGACGAGAAGACCATTGGAGAAGCAAGCAACTCAACTGAGGAGACGAGGAATGTTAAGGAAGATGAAAGGATCACAGAAGAAGGCTCCACGGATCCATCTAACTCACAGACGGCTAACTTTGAAGATCATGATGTCAGTGAGTATGAAATGGAAGACGAGGAGGTTCTAGAGCTTTTTAGACGTAGTAGCAGCCTGAGACCAAAGGTAGCCAAGACTAACAACTTTCCATATCCGAACAAATCTGAAGAGATGGTACTACAGTTCCCTGAAGACACTCCTGCTGAAACAGAACAAACAAACGTAGAGTTTCATAGTATGACTGATACCAGCGAGATCGCCGGTCCAGGCGCAGAGGATTTGGATATTTCTGTAATACTTGAAGGAGTAAGGTCATCATCAGATTCAAAAGAGGATAGTGTTGACTCATCCAGTGACTCTGACCTTTCCAGTTATTACTTTGACGGGTCCTTACCTGTTTCAGCTCATGTGGAAGAACCAGAAACCCATCAAGATGAATCTCATCTACCTAAAGATGAAAACCAGGTTAACTCAACCCTAAACAAGCAAATAACACATCTCTCTCTATATACGCAACAATCAGTTAGCTATTCTCGTTTGTTTACTAAGACACTAGCCATTTATATTGTTTTGCAGATGCCTCTACTGCGCCTTAACCAACCCGTGCAGCAACTAACTTCGTGGAGGAGCTGCTGCGGACTCCTTGAGCTTCTCCGGGCTGATGATCCATAG
- the LOC103866656 gene encoding peroxisomal and mitochondrial division factor 1, translating into MADDRAEKEMVNADHGSDELEKKKNHELKRENLELKEKAERLTGEIEEMRAVEAEMKQSFEEMETEIEQLEEEKKGLESISARAVELEGEVAKIHEDLVNALRDGDEREVAAAELKKELSEKVESFERFEKEAEGLRKARGEGEKKGRDLERKVGVLEVRLMEERSKKVRAEEEMREKGNQKEGEIEGLKRKVSDFEMGLVKGVLEMESCEFEKKRAEEALSELKKREMELEVRKEELLKKVGEGEKTLLVLNERIMEEPTTNGVRDIKDCDQECLQLQWPVVAAGSVGALGLVAATVFVVCYSKRT; encoded by the coding sequence ATGGCGGACGATCGGGCTGAGAAGGAGATGGTCAACGCTGATCACGGAAGCGATGagctggagaagaagaagaatcacgAATTGAAACGGGAGAATCTGGAATTGAAGGAGAAGGCTGAGAGATTGACCGGAGAAATCGAGGAGATGAGAGCCGTGGAGGCGGAGATGAAGCAGAGCTTCGAAGAGATGGAGACGGAGATCGAGCAGttagaggaagagaagaagggGTTAGAATCTATATCGGCCCGAGCCGTGGAGCTCGAGGGCGAGGTGGCGAAGATCCACGAAGATCTCGTCAACGCTTTGAGGGACGGAGACGAGAGGGAGGTAGCGGCGGCGGAGCTGAAGAAGGAGTTGTCGGAGAAAGTTGAGAGCTTTGAGAGGTTTGAGAAGGAAGCGGAGGGTTTGAGGAAAGCGAGAGGCGAGGGTGAGAAGAAAGGGAGGGACTTGGAGAGGAAAGTTGGGGTTTTGGAAGTGAGGTTGATGGAGGAGAGGAGCAAGAAGGTTAGAGCAGAGGAGGAGATGAGGGAGAAGGGTAATCAGAAAGAGGGGGAGATCGAGGGGTTGAAGAGGAAAGTCTCCGACTTTGAGATGGGTTTGGTGAAGGGTGTGCTGGAGATGGAGAGTTGCGAGTTCGAGAAGAAGCGGGCGGAGGAAGCTTTGAGTGAATTAAAGAAGAGGGAGATGGAGTTGGAGGTGAGGAAGGAGGAGTTGTTGAAGAAGGTTGGAGAAGGTGAGAAGACGCTGCTTGTGTTGAACGAGAGGATCATGGAGGAGCCTACTACTAATGGAGTTAGAGACATAAAGGATTGTGACCAAGAATGTTTACAGTTGCAGTGGCCAGTGGTTGCTGCTGGTTCGGTGGGAGCTTTGGGTTTGGTAGCAGCGACAGTGTTTGTTGTATGCTACTCAAAACGGACTTGA